The nucleotide window TCTTCTAGAAAAGTATATTATAGGGTAATTGGTGAATTTAAAAAAAGTGTGAAAGAGACAAATAATGTAAATCACTTGAATGAAGTCACTATTGTTCATGTTTCAGAGTATAAACAACGATTATTGACTTATCGTAAAAAGGATGGTAAACCATTATCATTGGCTACAGTAAGTCAACGCTTGAATATTATAAGCGGTTTATTCACTTTCGCAAAAGATGTTGGTTATCTTCAATATAATCCAGTCAAAGCAATAAAAAAGCCTAAATATGATAATAGAAATGAGCATAAATTTTTAACAGAACAAGATACTACTCTGCTTCTTAAATCCCTTAAGCAAAGTAGCCAAGACTCCACTATTAGTGATAGAAACTTCCTCATTGGAGCCATTCTGTTGTATACCGGATTACGTATATCTGAACTATGTTCTTTGTCTTGGTGCGATTTTTATTTAGATCCTAGAAATAGAATAGGTATAAAAGTTAAGGGTAAAGGAAGCAAGTGGCGTAATATTAAAATTAGAAAAGAATTATGGTTTTATATTAGTATGTATAGAAGAAAATGTGGTAAAAGCGATGAGTTTGATATAGAAGACACCTCTCCCCTCTTCTATAACCGTTATGATGAAAGGTTATCTCAATGGGGTGTTAGAAAAATGTTATCAAAAGCTTGCGAACAAGTAGGACTTTCAAAGAAGGTAACGCCACACTGGTTCAGACATACCTCAGCCAGTATGGCACTCGCTAATGGAGCGGATATCAAGAAAGTAATGACTCAATTTGGGTGGTCATCACTGGTCACCCCTCAACGTTATCTACATGATATCAGTGGTTTTGATGACGCTGCTACTGATTATGTGAATGTTCAACTTGATTAATTCGCATTTAGCCTTTGAAGAATCCAATAGCATGCCAATTGCATAATTGAATATCTTAATTTTACTTCCAATTAATCATCACTAATTTTATTATTTAGTGATGATTTTCATTTTTCACCATAATATTCTAATATGCGTTTACACTAAATTCATATAATGTTAAAATAAATATGTAAATTTTTTATATTAAAAGTTGTAAATAGTAGATTTTCAGAATTTCTATTACTTGTTTCTGTAAATCGCTAGAAATCATTTAGAAGGGGGAATAATAAATGGGGGATTACTTAAATATTGCAAACAGTAATATCTTTTACATATGTGGTGCTATTATCTTATTAATCGTTGTTTTGCAATCCTATTTATTCATTAAGTTAGCCTTTAAAAAAGGCAAAGAACAAGGTTTAAGTAAAGAAAAAATGTTTAAAGCACTCCGAACAGGAGCCATATCAAGCGTTGTACCATCAATAGCGATCATTGTTGCTTTAATGACCATGGTTCCAGTATTAGGGGTTCCTATACCTTGGATGCGCCTTTCCGTTATCGGTTCTGCACCTTATGAATTGATGGCAGCTGGTATAGGTTCTAAATCTATGGGGATTGACCAACTAGGAGGACCTGGTTATACAAAAGAAGTCTTCGCTTCATCAATCTGGGTAATGTGCTTTGGCTCTATTTGGGCTGTTGGATTAATCATCTTATTTCTTAAAAGTATTAAAAAGCAATATTCAAAGACTGTTGATAAAGACCCTCAATGGAAAACCGTTTTGATAAATGCAGCCTTTTTAGGTGTATTTTGCATTTTTATTGCTGACCCCGTTACTACTGGTGGCCTTCCACTCTATACGCTACTATCCGGTGGCGTCATTATGACAATTCTAGCCCTGCTGATAGTAAAATTCAAAGTAACTTGGTTGAGAGAATTTGCACTCACTTTCAGTATGATTGGTGCAATGTTATGTTCCATTCTTTTTTCAAATTTAGGATTATAAGGAGTGAGTTAGATGTCTTTTATCAAAAAACGTACAAGTCACAATTATGATATTTATGAATCCAGAGGACATATAATAGGAAGAATCACATTACTTACAGGATTAATTTTTACTTTCTTACCACCATTATTTTTATGGCTGGTATATGGTATCATGCCACCATCAAAAGAATTAATCAATGGGATTATTAGTATTTCATCTGTTATGTTGCCTGTTTCAATAGTTGAGATATTAGCTTTTTCCCCTATGCTAGGTACGAATGCTATGTATATGTCTTATTTAACGGGTAATATAGCGAATATCAAACTTCCTAGTGCAGCTATTGCTTTGGAAGTTGCTGAAGTAAAACCCTCAACAGAAGAAGGGGATATTATCGCAACCATAGCCATTGGTGGGTCAGTTATAGCCAGTGAAATTGTTATACTTATCGGTATGCTTCTAATCGTTCCACTTTCAACGAAATTAAACAATCCAGTTATCCAACCTGTTTTTCAACAGATTTTACCAGCTTTATTTGGGTCAATTGGTGCCTACTACATCCTTAAAGAATGGAAATTAGCTATTGCTCCTTTAAGTGTGGCTATTTTACTAAATCTTGTAGGGGACTTACCAACAGCCGTAACCATACCTCTTTGTATACTTTCATCCATTTTAACTGCAAGATTGTTATATAAGAAAAAATTAATCAAAGTAACGGATTAGATTGCATCACGGAACAGGAGGATTTGAATGAGAATTAAACTGATACTTATTAAAGCTTTATTACATATCATTGGTTTTTTCAAAGGGAGTCGCTACAAATATTCTCAAGAATATGAAGATAATTTTTTATACATGGATCTGGGTGAAAAATTATGGTGGGCTTATAAAGCTGTCATTAAGCAGATTGAAAATGCTGAAAAGGGCAAAAATATTGAAAGTTATTTTGCTAATCAAAATTTAGATTTTAGTCCTAATGATTCATTCAAGGTAGATCAACAAGTGACTTTAACAGCAGGTGGTGACTTAAATTGCTCAGATATTATATACCCAGAAAGTACCGAACACCTTTGGGATGATATTGAAGACTTCTATTTTTCTGGAGATATCGTCTGCGCTAACTTAGAATCGCCACTTGACCCCTCAAAACCTTTAGGCGTCGTCCCAAGTATGTGCCTAACAGCTCCCAATCTCAACACCAGTCCAGAAATGTTTGAGCGCTATGCCCGGGATGGAAAAGGGATTAATTTCTTCTCGACTGCTAATAATCACAGCTTAGACCAAGGTGAATCAAGCCTTATTGCTACACTGGACTTTCTTGATTCCAAGGGTTATCCCCATGTTGGTACATCAAGAACCCCAGAAGAGCAAAAAGATATTCCCATCATTGAACAAGGTGGCATTCGTATTGCGTTTCTTTCCTACACTTATTGTTTAAACGGATTCGAACCCATTCCTGGTAAAGAATACATGACAAACGTTATTAGGTTGAATAAACCGGATACAGATATCTCTCTCATTAAAGAGCATATTAAAATTGCACATGAGAAAAAGGCTGATATTATTGTAGCCATGCTTCATTGGAGTATTGAGTTTGAAACCTATCCTATTGAAAACATTATAAACATGGGTCACCGCATTATGGAATGTGGTGTAGATATTATTTTAGGTGGACATCCCCATGTATTACAGCCTATGGAGAAATATAGCTTTGTGGACCCCTACTCCAAGCATAAGAAAGAAGGTTTTATCATTTATTCTTTAGGAGAGTTAGTGTCTTACAATGCCTTTAGTAAAAATTCTAGATTAACAGCCATCCTTAAACTTCAAATTTCCAAAGGGATGCAAAATGATGCTAGTATTACTAAAATTACAAATCTAAAGATATTACCAACCTATACATGGGCTCGTCCTTTTATAGCTGGTAAGTCTGATTATCGCTTACTTAACTTTAGATCCATGATGAAACAATTAGAAATGGGTGAAAATCCTCACGGTTTTACTAACAAAGAAATTAAAGAATTGGAACGTTTAGAAGCATTACTGTATAATAAATTCTTACCCCAAAATGCTGATTCAATAATATCTGACTAGAAAGGAGATATTTAGAATGACTAACTATAGCAAAGACGTGTTCATTTACAAAAACCCAGCCAAGCTTTTACAGAATCTTATTCGTTTTAATACCACAAATCCTCCTGGGAATGAAACAGAGAGCATCATGTATATAATGGATCTACTTGAAAAAGCGCATATTGAAGTGAAAACCTTCGGAAGAAAAACTGAACGCCAAAACCTTTATGCAAGAATAAAGGGTAATGGTTCAGCCCCTCCCTTTCTCATGTACGGTCATATTGATGTGGTAACTACCGAAAATCAGAACTGGCAGGTCCCACCTTTTGAAGGGAGAATTAAGGATGGTTGTGTTTGGGGACGTGGTGCTTTAGATATGAAAGGCGCCCTGGCTATGATGATAGCTGCATTTCTTCGTATAAAAGTTGAAGCATTAACACCATCTGGTGATATTATATTATGTATTGTTACAGATGAAGAAGATGAAGGTTATTATGGGGCAAGATACATGGTAGAAGAACACCCTGAACTGTTTGAAGATGTTCAATTTGCTATTGGCGAAATTGGCGGCTTTACACTTCACATGGATCATAAAAGGTTTTATCCTATTATGATTTCAGAGAAGCAAAAATGTGCTTTAAAAACTATTATAAAAGGTCCAGGTGGTCACGGTTCAATGCCCATACGAGATGGTGCTATGGCAAAGCTTGCTTACGTACTTGAACGCCTGAATACCAAACGACTACCTGTACATATTACACCACCTGTTAAACAGATGATTGAAGCCCTCTCATCAAATATGTCATTTCCAGCAAATAAAGTCCTAAGGCAATTATTAAATACTGGAATGAGCAATAAGGTCTTAAATCTTTTAGGTTCAAATGGCTATTTATTTGATCCTCTACTACATAATACGGTTAATGCCACTATCGTCAAGGGTGGTAACAAAATTAATGTAATCCCTAGTGAAATTACTTTAGAATTTGATGGGCGTTTATTACCAGGTTATAAACCCGACGATTTAGTAAGTGAATTAAACGCACTCCTGGGTTCAGAACATGAATTTGAAGTGACTTTTTATTATCCTGGACCTGATTCTGTTAACATGGATCTATTTAATACCCTATCAAGTGTACTTTGTGATTTTGATTCTGAAGCAATTCCCATACCCTTTGTAGGATGCGGTGTTACCGACGCCCGTTATTTTTCGAAACTTGGTATCCAAACTTATGGCTTTACCCCAATGATATTGCCAGAAGAGATTAACTTCTCAAAACTTATACACAGTGCTGATGAGCGTATACCTGTTGAAGCCATGGAATTTGGTTCAGAAACTATTTATGAATTATTAAAAAGGCTGTCTCTATTTGATTAGAGACAGCCTTCCATAATCTATCGCTCTTCTCGAAAATAAGCATTACCAAGATTAGCTGGTGGTGATTGTTTACTGGAATTTCGCATAGAGCTGACTACCAGTATAATGATAGTGGCTAAATAGGGTAAGGCATCTAAAAGGCTTTGTGAGATATTCAAATGTTGAATTCTAAAACCTAGTATATTTAGACCACCAAAAACAAATGCTGCAAGAATTGCTTTATAGGGGTTCCATCCACTAAAAATTACAAGTGCAATGGCAATCCATCCCCTCCCTGCTGTTATACCTTCAGTCCATTGAGGCACGTCTACTATAGATAAGTAGGCACCACCAAGCCCACATAACGCTCCTCCCAATAGGACATGAACATATTTATACAAATCAACATGAATCCCTACAGTATCTGCAACACTAGGATTTTCTCCGATTGATCGAAGATTGAGACCAAATCTCGTTCTATAAAGATAAAATCCTAAGATTAATGTTATCACATAACCCATGTAGATAAATACATCTTGACTAAATAATATGGGACCTACTACAGGAATCTCACTTAATAAAGGAATCTTTATAGGTGTAAAGAAAGTGATAATCCTATCAGGCATTTTCTCCCCAATAAAACTCTGGCCTAAAAAGCTTGACAATCCAGTACCAAAAATCGTTAAAGTTAGACCTGTAACAACTTGATTTGTTTTTAATGTAATGGTTAAAAAACCATAAATCAATGCACCTAAAGCTCCTACTAAAGCTGCTGCTAATAAAGCTATTAAAGGATTACTCGTATAAAAACCAGCTCCAAATCCAGCAACAGCCCCCATAAGCATCATACCTTCAACACCAAGGTTGAGATGACCTGAACGTTCCGTCATAATCTCACCTAAGGTAGCAAAGAGTAATGGCATTCCAGCTACAACAGCAGCTGTAAAAAAGGATATATCCACTTAATACACCTCCTTTTTAGCTTTTCTTCTCTCAATACGATAACGAATGAATAGTTCACTACCTAAAACAAAGAAGAGAATCATACTCTGAAGTATTTCAGCGGCTGATTGAGGAATCATAAAAGAGATCTGTATAAAAGAACTTCCTTTAGTAAGAGCTGCAAAAAGAACGCAAACTGGAATGATCACAGCTGAGTTTAAACCTGATAACCATGTTGTTATGATAGCCGTATAACCGTATCCAGAAGTGATATCAACAGAAAGTGTTCCATCTACTCCTGATGCCTGAATCATGCCAACAATACCGCATAATCCTCCACTGATAAACAATGCTTTAAGTATGATTTGTTTGACATTGATGCCACCATATCTTGCAGTGTCTTGACTTTCACCTACTACCGATACCTCGTAACCCATCTTCGTATGATGTATAAATAAATAAACGATAATAACAAGAGCGATAGCAATAATCCATCCTATGTGTATACCAAAGACTTCTGGTAGTAAAGCATTATCAGTGAAATCGGCTATCTTTGGAAATCCCATTGAATCTGGATCTTTCCAAGGACCATATTGAAGATAAGTAACCCATTTTATAGCAATATAATTAAGCATCAACGTTATAATAGTCTCATTCGTACCAAATCGAACTTTTAAGTAAGCCGGAATAAGTGCCCATAATCCTCCACCAATAATCCCTCCAAAGAACATGATTAATAGCAATAATGGTTTTGGAAGATGATTGAAGGAAAGAGCAAAGTAACTGGCCAAAAAAGCTCCCATGCAAATCTGTCCTTCAGCACCAATATTCCAAAACTTCATCTTAAAAGCAATCAATATTCCTAGGGAGGTAATAATCAAAGGTATAGCTATGGTAATAGTATCCTGAATTCTATACCAACTGCCAAAAGCTCCATCAATAAGAGCAATATAAACCTCTAATGGGTTATGACCCAGCAAGAGTATAAAACATGCGGATATAATGAGTGCAAGAAAAACTGCAGAGGCTCTGATGATAAAAGCCCTTTTAGTATTCATATCACTTCTTTTGACTAGCTTTAACATGGTGAATCCTCTCTTTCTGTCTTCTTACCTGCCATCATTAAACCTATTTCTTCTTTCGTCGCTTCATCTGCTGAAACGATACCAGTTATTTCTCCATCACATAAGACCATGATGCGATCACATAATTCTAAAAGAACATCAATATCTTCACCAATGTACAACACACCTACACCTTTAGATTTTTGATGGTTGAGCAAGTCATATATTAAATGAGAAGATCCAACATCTAAACCTCTTGTAGCATAAGCAGTTACTAAAAAATGTGGATTGGATTTAATTTCTCTTCCAAGAAGCACTTTTTGTATGTTCCCTCCTGATAACTGACGTATAGGAGTGTGTATATTAGGGGTTTTGATAGCTAATTCTTCAACCATCTTTTCGCACTGGTGAGCAGATGGTTTTCTCGTTATAAAGAGTCCTTGTTGTTTATAATAATTCTTCAGAAGATAGTTATCCACCATATCCATAGATGCTACTAGACCCATTCCCAGTCTATCCTCAGGGATAAAACTCATACTAATCCCCTTATCATTAATTTGACGAGGTGATAAGCCTACAATATTAACACCATTATAAAGAATTTGACCTGTTGATACAGGATATAGCCCAGCTATTGTTTCGCATAGCTCTTTTTGTCCACTACCAGCAACACCAGCCACACCTAATATTTCTCCACCACATAGATCAAAGGTAATTTCTTTTAGTACACTTACTCCATCTACATCTTTAGCTGAAAGATTCATGATTTCTAGTTTCTCGCTAGTAGGAGATTTTTCTCCTCTGAGAATTTCTAAATCCACAGATTCTCCCACCATCAAATCTGTTAATGCTTTTGGTGTCGTCTCAGATGTTTTAACTGTACCTACATTTTTACCTTTTCTAAGTACAGTTACTCGATCACTTATAGCCATTACTTCGTTTAGCTTATGCGTGATTATGATAACGGCACAACCTTTTTCTTTCATTTTATGAATGATATGAAAAAGCATCTCTGTTTCTTGTGGCGTTAATACTGCTGTCGGTTCATCAAGAATCAGAATATCTGCCCCTCCATATAACACTTTGATAATTTCAACTGTTTGCTTTTCACTTATGGACATGTCTTTAATACGTTTATTAGGATCAATTTGCAAACCATATTTCTTTGAAATATCAGCTATTTCTTTTTCTATTTTTCTTTGATTAACAAATAGTTGCCGACCTTTACCCAAGGAAATATTCTCTGCAGCACTCATCACTTCGATTAATTTATAGTGCTGATGAATCATACCTATTTTGTTTCTAATGGCATCTTTTGGTGAATTGAGATAAACCTCTTTTTCGTGTATAAAAATAGAACCGCTATCAGGAGCATAAAGCCCTGATAGCATGTTCATCAATGTGCTTTTTCCAGCACCATTTTCACCAAGTAATGCATGTACTTCTCCTACTTTAATGTCCAGATCTACGTCTGTATTAGCTACTACAGAACCAAATGACTTAGAGATTTTTTTCATTTCTACTGCAATCGTTGGCATCATCTATTTAACCTCTCAATTATTCAACTTTCCCAATTACACCTTCAACAAACCAATTCATACCTAGTAATTCTTCGTCAGTTAAAGTTACTCCTTCTTCAACTCTTAATTCGCCGCTATTGTCTTTCAATGGTCCTTCAAAAATCGTAAGAGAACCATCTTTAATACTCTCTGTTGCTTCTGTTATTATATCTTTTGCTTCAGTTGGAGCTAATTCTGTAAGTTCAGCTAGTTCTACTACGCCTTCATTCATACCACCCCAATAAGCATGTGATTCAAAAGTTCCTTCTTGTACTGCTTTTACTTGTTCCACATAATATGGGCCCCAGTTCCAAACAGGCGCTGTCATGTAAGCTTCTGGTGCCATAGCACTCATGTCAGTGTTATAACCAATTGAAAAAGCACCTCTTTCTTCTGCAGCTTGTTGAGGACCAGCAGTATCTTGATGCTGCGCAATAACATCTGAACCATTGTCTAATAAGGCTACTGCGGCTTCTTTTTCACTAGCTGGATCATACCAAGTTGACGTCCAGACAACTTCTACTTCTGCTTCAGGATTAACTGACTGTACACCTAAAGTAAAAGCATTTATACCACGAATAACTTCAGGAATTGGAAAAGCTGCTACATAACCAATTTTATTTGTCTCAGTTTTTAAACCAGCTACCTTACCAGATAAATATCTAGGTTCATACATTCTTCCAAAATAGTTTGCCATATTTTCTGCTGACTCATAACCTGAACAATGGAAGAACGTTACCTCTGGATATTCTGTAGCCATATCCTTGACATAATTCATATAACCGAAACTAGTAGCAAAAATAATACTTGCACCTTGATCAACCATATCTTTAATAACTTGTTCAACCTCTTGATTCTCAGGAACAGATTCTACGTAAATGGTTTTGACACCTAACTCTTGCTCTAAATACTGGCGACCTTGATCATGAGCGTATGACCAGCCACCATCACCAATTGGACCAACATATATAAAACCTACAGTCGTTTCTTCCGCTTGCCCTGTTGTATTACAACCTACAAGACTTACGAGTAATGTTAATGTTAGAATAATGCAAATAAATTTCTTCATTCTTAATGTACCCTCCTAGATTTTCTATAAAAAATATTATTAATATTACTTAAATCTTATTTGCTTTTCTTCAAATGATTGAAGTATTGCTAGAGATTCCAGTTGAATGTTCTTAGCACGTATAAGATTACCACCTTGCTGAAATCCTTTTTCAATGACTATACCAATTCCCTCTACAACTGCTTTAGATTGATTTACAAGATCGATTAAGCCTAAAGCAGCTTGTCCATTAGCTAAGAAATCATCAAGTATCAGAACATGATCTTCTTCATTTAAATAACGTTTGGATATTTTAATACTGTATGTAATACCTTTCGTGAATGAATGAACTTGACTTTCATAAGTGTCATTATCTAAATTTCTTGATTCTGTTTTCTTAGCAAATACAACAGGAACATTAAAATATTGAGCTGCTAAGGTAGCGATGGCAATGCCAGAAGCCTCAATTGTAATAATTTTCGTAATTTTCTTATTATTAAACCTGTTTTTAAATTCTTTTCCTATCTCTTTTAGCAACTCTACATCAATTTGATGATTAAGGAAGGAATCTACCTTTAAAATATCTTCCCCAACTACCCGACCCTCTTCAAGGATCTTATCCTTTAATAATTTCACCGCTGATCCCTCTCCCTATCTCTTCATGAAAGAACCCGATTTAATATGTAATCCTACACACAAAACAAAAGCAGTTACGTTACAACCTTTCTTTTGGTTGTTAAAATAAAAAAATCCTGCCACCGGCAGGATTCTATCGCAAATTAGATGAAAGTGAGAACATCACACTTCTATTTAAATCAGTAAAGCAAAATACATCTCTTAGCGTACTTCACTATGCCAATCTCCATTCAACGAAATATCCCCCGTAGCCTGTAACTGTTTATGGCAGTTTGTAGAAACATCGGACCCTATTACCGATTTATACGAGAATATCATTATTTTATTAACTTTTAGTTAATTCTTGTTCATTTATAGATTGTATTGTAATATATCTCTTTATAAAAAGCAAGCACTTTTTCAATTTATATGCAATAATTTTGTTGGAAATCCATGACTAAGAAGATTTTTTCTCAAAAAAACCAAGTTGCTTATAAAGATTTACAGCTCCCCAATTTTTGTCATAAACATCTATAGTAACTTCTCGATATGTGGTTTCTATTAAGTCATTCAAGCAACAACCTAATAGATCCCTCCCAATACCATTACGACGATATTCTTTAAATACGACTAACGAATATATATGAAATAAGCGATTATCTTCATGATCATTTAACCCAACTAACACTCCTACGGATTGATCAATATCCAAAGCCTCATAAATTCGAATACTCTTCTTATCTCCCAGATGTCCTGATAGAATACGGGAAATAAATTTATCAGGCGAATTGTTCATCATTACTGGGTCATCACTATCAACTCTTCCTCGATCTAGTCGATCAAATAGAAATTGATAAAGATTATCTGGTTGTTTATCATGATTGATTATTATGTAACTACTGTTAACTGCAATTTTCTCATCACTTATGGTTCTAAATAGTTTCAATCTCATGGTAGCTCACACATTCCAGAAACAAAGTTCGTTATTAGTGTAATTCACCCTTTTCATTCTTTTCTTATGCACCTTAAATAAGTCCTTCAATCTATCATTATTCATTTCATTCACGATTATTTGTCGATGTTTTATATTTTGCCTAGTAAATCGGTTACCATCAAAATCTTTTGCTATTAAACGAATGAGATGATTATTAGTGATATTTTCACACCCATACCCTGTTGTTTGATAGGTTTCAAATTGAAAGAGGTTTTTTGCCATATAGGTCTTGTATTCATCATGATCAAGAGGTGCACCATTTTCATTTAAATCTGCATTAACAATGATCAGATCATCATTCATAACCGCTTTTCGAAACTCCATTAAAGACATTGGTATTTTATTCTGATTCAATACATAACCATTAAAAGATGGATCCACCATCACCCATTTATTTAGATCATCAATGTACACATGAACAACAACATGACAATCACCATCTTTATAATTAAAAGGTAAACATCTTACAAACCTGGCTTTAAAGCCTATTGCTAAAAGAAATTCTGCCATCATTACTGATAGCAACCAACAGTTCGTACCATTTTTGACTCCCAATTCAGCTATCGTTCTTGCATTTTTTCTATTAGGAATATCCATAGTACTTCCATCCCAGATAAAGGTATCACTGACCCACTTAAGCATATTCTTAACTTGCTCCCATTGATTGCCTTCAGCAATTACTGAAAGTAAATTAAACTCGTCAATTAACGTTCGTAAATTACCATCGTAAACGTATTCAAACTCCAAGTCACAATCATCATGGTCAAATTTACTATAGCACTTCAATAAGTGTCTATATTTATCTTTAGCATTCAAATAAGACAACACTCGCTCCCCCTAACAATGGTTTGTAGTTGTTCAATCATTAACAACATTTTACACCATATATTAACAATTGTCTACCGAACAGGGGGTTAAGACTTTCTAATAACATAATTATTTATATAAACTATAAAAATCTGATTCCATGTTCTCCATTTGATGGCTAAACCATGTCTTAGCATCATCTAACCCTTTATTATAGATTTTATCACCTAATTCTTCTAAAAAGAAATCAAGAACAGTACTAGCTGCTATTATGCCTATTTCTTCGTCTCTTTCTTCATCAAAAAATTGAATAATATCTTCCATTAATTTATCCTTTTGCTCTTTTGTTAACTGTAACATAACTTTCTCCTCCTGAGTTAAATATTATCTACGTTTCATGCTATTAAACTTAATTTCAGCCAATCTTTAATGACTACAAAATACTCTCTTAGCATATAGTTAACCCTAATCATGGCTGGACTATGGCTTGGTGCTGTAACCACATCTAAACCAATTTTCTTAGAGATATAAGATGCTCTATAGGTATGATAATCACTAGTTACTATAATAATTGATTTATCAATCAGTTTAGCATCTAAAATTTCTTTTGAGAATAAAAGATTCTCATAAGTTGATGTTGATAATTCCTCAACTAAGATATGCGTTGGATCTACACCTTCATTGATAAGATAACTTTTCATTGCATGAGCTTCTGTTACCTTTTCATCAGGACCTTGTCCACCTGAAACAAGAACTTCTAATTCTGGATTGTTGTCAATGAGTTCAAGGGCTTTATCCAATCTAGATTTTAATCGATTAGTAACCTGATCTCCATTCAAACCGGCTCCTAGAACTACAATGATATCATGCTCAGTTGCGTCTACTTGGGAATGCATATTACTAATGATAAGACTTTCTACTATTATAAAACTTAACGCAAATATTATAATTAAGCTTAGATATACACTTCTTATCAATCTTAAAACCTTAGAATCACATCTCTTAATCCAGTAATCTAGAACGTATTTCATTATGTAAAGAAGGTTTAAAAATGTAAAAAAGATAACACCAAATGTTGGTCCTAAAATAACAAACATGAAAAGGTTAAGGACACTTAATAGACTAATTAAACCCCTAGATAAAGAGTCTTTACTCTTTCTTATTTTTAACAAAAATCCTTTCCTCACCTTCATCTATATTCTAATCTCTTTTATGTAGGTGAATACATCCACCTTCAATCATAGTACTTTTAATCTTCTAATATTTGAAGATAACGCCTTAATACATCACCTTTTTCATCCAATATACCATCGTAAAAAAACTTCACACTACCTTTATTCTCAATGTCTGTATACTTATCCTTCACTAAGTTAAATAAATGTTTGGTGGTTCCCTGATTACCATCAATAATCTTCATATGCTCAGGCACTATCTTTCGTATAGCCTGCTTAAAGTAAATGAAATGAGTGCAACCAAGAACCATGTACTCATACTCATTGAAGTTAATATTTTTAAAGATCTCTTCTAAATAACCCAACACTTCAGAAGTATGAATTTGCCCCTTCTCAGCAAATTCAACCAATCTTGGAGCTGGTATCCCTGTGATTCTCTCATTAGCTCCCATTGATGAGACCAATTCTTT belongs to Vallitalea okinawensis and includes:
- a CDS encoding ABC transporter permease, translating into MLKLVKRSDMNTKRAFIIRASAVFLALIISACFILLLGHNPLEVYIALIDGAFGSWYRIQDTITIAIPLIITSLGILIAFKMKFWNIGAEGQICMGAFLASYFALSFNHLPKPLLLLIMFFGGIIGGGLWALIPAYLKVRFGTNETIITLMLNYIAIKWVTYLQYGPWKDPDSMGFPKIADFTDNALLPEVFGIHIGWIIAIALVIIVYLFIHHTKMGYEVSVVGESQDTARYGGINVKQIILKALFISGGLCGIVGMIQASGVDGTLSVDITSGYGYTAIITTWLSGLNSAVIIPVCVLFAALTKGSSFIQISFMIPQSAAEILQSMILFFVLGSELFIRYRIERRKAKKEVY
- a CDS encoding ABC transporter ATP-binding protein yields the protein MMPTIAVEMKKISKSFGSVVANTDVDLDIKVGEVHALLGENGAGKSTLMNMLSGLYAPDSGSIFIHEKEVYLNSPKDAIRNKIGMIHQHYKLIEVMSAAENISLGKGRQLFVNQRKIEKEIADISKKYGLQIDPNKRIKDMSISEKQTVEIIKVLYGGADILILDEPTAVLTPQETEMLFHIIHKMKEKGCAVIIITHKLNEVMAISDRVTVLRKGKNVGTVKTSETTPKALTDLMVGESVDLEILRGEKSPTSEKLEIMNLSAKDVDGVSVLKEITFDLCGGEILGVAGVAGSGQKELCETIAGLYPVSTGQILYNGVNIVGLSPRQINDKGISMSFIPEDRLGMGLVASMDMVDNYLLKNYYKQQGLFITRKPSAHQCEKMVEELAIKTPNIHTPIRQLSGGNIQKVLLGREIKSNPHFLVTAYATRGLDVGSSHLIYDLLNHQKSKGVGVLYIGEDIDVLLELCDRIMVLCDGEITGIVSADEATKEEIGLMMAGKKTEREDSPC
- a CDS encoding BMP family ABC transporter substrate-binding protein, encoding MKKFICIILTLTLLVSLVGCNTTGQAEETTVGFIYVGPIGDGGWSYAHDQGRQYLEQELGVKTIYVESVPENQEVEQVIKDMVDQGASIIFATSFGYMNYVKDMATEYPEVTFFHCSGYESAENMANYFGRMYEPRYLSGKVAGLKTETNKIGYVAAFPIPEVIRGINAFTLGVQSVNPEAEVEVVWTSTWYDPASEKEAAVALLDNGSDVIAQHQDTAGPQQAAEERGAFSIGYNTDMSAMAPEAYMTAPVWNWGPYYVEQVKAVQEGTFESHAYWGGMNEGVVELAELTELAPTEAKDIITEATESIKDGSLTIFEGPLKDNSGELRVEEGVTLTDEELLGMNWFVEGVIGKVE
- a CDS encoding xanthine phosphoribosyltransferase, translating into MKLLKDKILEEGRVVGEDILKVDSFLNHQIDVELLKEIGKEFKNRFNNKKITKIITIEASGIAIATLAAQYFNVPVVFAKKTESRNLDNDTYESQVHSFTKGITYSIKISKRYLNEEDHVLILDDFLANGQAALGLIDLVNQSKAVVEGIGIVIEKGFQQGGNLIRAKNIQLESLAILQSFEEKQIRFK
- a CDS encoding GNAT family N-acetyltransferase, with amino-acid sequence MRLKLFRTISDEKIAVNSSYIIINHDKQPDNLYQFLFDRLDRGRVDSDDPVMMNNSPDKFISRILSGHLGDKKSIRIYEALDIDQSVGVLVGLNDHEDNRLFHIYSLVVFKEYRRNGIGRDLLGCCLNDLIETTYREVTIDVYDKNWGAVNLYKQLGFFEKKSS
- a CDS encoding transglutaminase-like domain-containing protein; this encodes MSYLNAKDKYRHLLKCYSKFDHDDCDLEFEYVYDGNLRTLIDEFNLLSVIAEGNQWEQVKNMLKWVSDTFIWDGSTMDIPNRKNARTIAELGVKNGTNCWLLSVMMAEFLLAIGFKARFVRCLPFNYKDGDCHVVVHVYIDDLNKWVMVDPSFNGYVLNQNKIPMSLMEFRKAVMNDDLIIVNADLNENGAPLDHDEYKTYMAKNLFQFETYQTTGYGCENITNNHLIRLIAKDFDGNRFTRQNIKHRQIIVNEMNNDRLKDLFKVHKKRMKRVNYTNNELCFWNV